In a genomic window of Pseudomonas putida:
- a CDS encoding SGNH/GDSL hydrolase family protein has translation MTIFATFNPIGSTHPKDLIDNAQNLDYLILGPAPAYPDRRSVSRLSWAGIEAAFATAQSQRAADFTAAQSQRANDFTAAQSQRANDFTVAQNQRTSDFNAAQAQRAADYAASEQSRGYENPVPYAAGIVLTRVTQLIQYNSELYKAKAGTLPWTTTGIWATDSVKLVSIGDAALRQQLAMTGGASLVNYSERTVKDKLDEHRSLYDFVAANAGNVTVAVTAAEASSSEYIDLAGGTFQVALQGATLTKKYYGGTLLVLNPAGNYGKLKNQAPVTDVQVAHPRTKCPVVDWSGLSALWLGTSIPHQGVGVDGYPELFGKTMGVGVTNMAWSGSHAGYDVGGDAFAISTIAALSMTEDDRLAGLAAYGPSSAYSDTFDLITKPSQMTADYRIRQAFGNTQLGYGVVILDHAHNDMNRALGTKTPETQTVTGVTVGATTSITLSAVGTIAVGDAVTLRVTGIPKLDYLSGRVQTKSGNTITLSYNSTGHTGTFASGTVTKLDRSTIMGAWSFLVSYIRHSSFIAQGVYPVIITAGAPSEFTNNEPTPSIYSVAEKVREFADTLSLGFFDIAYFMDVKKGDQLRYFPDGVHATTTATRQVLTNFWVQWASGGAARVINRDAVIQRAGTAAFLKNHELIYDEYTDGFSTPSLVEGKSSLLHSDDFSSGSLAAYTTVGAVSIVDAPWGAGKSMRAVPPPGTGVFNYIQKALAFNSAIDASFDFYMTNLAGATSGLISLFDLANGAGLRYLRISLVVTASGAFLRVSYFKNPSADVVTMETNTKVTMGVKHTIRVKVRKSVTGLPSGILLYLDGVLITQRITVDNFGQTNPAVFILGAVDNTTGVTQNLYYGPISFSTAAILDTTVRASGSFTTNDGKTVTVANGIITSIV, from the coding sequence ATGACAATTTTCGCCACATTCAACCCGATCGGCAGCACCCACCCGAAAGATCTTATTGATAACGCCCAAAATCTCGATTACCTAATTCTCGGCCCTGCGCCGGCGTATCCAGATCGGAGAAGCGTCAGCCGCCTATCCTGGGCTGGCATTGAGGCCGCGTTTGCTACGGCACAATCCCAGCGGGCTGCTGATTTCACCGCTGCCCAAAGTCAACGCGCCAATGATTTTACTGCTGCCCAAAGTCAGCGTGCCAATGACTTCACTGTCGCGCAGAATCAGCGGACCAGTGACTTTAATGCCGCACAGGCCCAGCGCGCTGCAGACTACGCAGCATCTGAGCAAAGTCGCGGATATGAAAACCCTGTTCCATACGCCGCGGGCATTGTACTGACCCGGGTTACGCAGCTGATCCAGTACAATTCGGAGCTGTACAAGGCGAAAGCCGGCACCCTGCCGTGGACCACGACCGGGATCTGGGCGACCGACTCGGTCAAATTGGTTTCCATCGGTGATGCGGCTCTTCGCCAGCAGCTTGCCATGACTGGCGGGGCGAGCCTGGTCAACTATTCCGAGCGCACGGTAAAAGACAAGCTTGATGAGCACCGCAGCCTATACGACTTCGTTGCAGCAAACGCTGGAAACGTTACGGTAGCCGTCACCGCAGCCGAGGCGTCCTCATCCGAATACATCGACCTGGCCGGCGGAACGTTTCAGGTGGCTTTACAAGGCGCCACGCTCACCAAAAAGTATTACGGCGGCACGCTGCTGGTGCTCAACCCTGCCGGTAATTACGGAAAGCTGAAGAACCAGGCGCCAGTAACCGATGTGCAGGTCGCTCACCCGCGGACAAAGTGTCCGGTCGTGGACTGGTCCGGCCTCAGCGCACTTTGGCTCGGTACGTCCATTCCTCACCAAGGGGTAGGGGTCGATGGATACCCTGAGCTTTTTGGTAAGACAATGGGGGTCGGCGTCACCAACATGGCGTGGTCAGGATCGCACGCCGGCTACGACGTTGGCGGTGACGCATTTGCCATCAGTACCATCGCCGCGCTGAGCATGACCGAGGACGACCGCCTCGCAGGCCTTGCAGCTTATGGCCCGAGCAGTGCCTACAGCGACACTTTTGACCTCATCACCAAGCCATCGCAGATGACTGCTGATTATCGAATCAGGCAGGCCTTCGGCAATACCCAACTCGGGTACGGCGTTGTGATTCTGGACCATGCGCACAACGACATGAATCGCGCGCTTGGCACGAAAACGCCTGAAACCCAAACGGTAACCGGCGTGACTGTCGGCGCCACAACCTCGATCACCCTGTCTGCAGTCGGTACGATTGCGGTGGGCGACGCGGTGACTTTGCGCGTCACGGGAATCCCAAAGTTGGACTATCTTTCCGGCCGCGTGCAGACGAAGAGCGGAAACACGATCACTCTGAGTTACAACAGCACAGGACACACTGGCACCTTCGCTTCCGGCACCGTGACTAAGCTGGACCGATCCACCATCATGGGGGCGTGGAGCTTCCTTGTGTCGTACATCCGGCACTCTTCGTTCATCGCCCAGGGGGTGTATCCGGTCATTATTACGGCGGGCGCCCCTAGCGAGTTCACGAACAACGAGCCGACGCCATCCATCTATTCGGTAGCAGAGAAAGTCCGTGAGTTCGCGGATACGCTGAGCCTCGGCTTCTTCGACATTGCGTATTTCATGGATGTGAAGAAAGGCGATCAGCTCCGGTATTTCCCTGATGGTGTGCACGCGACGACAACCGCCACTCGCCAGGTACTAACGAACTTTTGGGTCCAGTGGGCATCGGGCGGGGCTGCTCGCGTTATCAACCGTGATGCAGTGATTCAGCGCGCAGGTACAGCAGCGTTTCTCAAGAATCACGAACTGATCTACGACGAATACACGGATGGATTCAGCACCCCGTCGCTCGTCGAGGGCAAATCATCCCTTCTGCACTCTGACGACTTCTCGTCTGGAAGCCTGGCTGCATATACGACTGTCGGTGCGGTGTCTATCGTTGACGCGCCATGGGGGGCGGGTAAGTCGATGCGAGCGGTTCCGCCGCCGGGAACCGGGGTGTTCAACTACATCCAGAAGGCTCTTGCATTTAACTCTGCCATTGATGCGTCATTTGATTTCTATATGACGAATCTCGCCGGCGCAACCTCTGGCCTGATTAGTTTGTTTGACTTGGCGAACGGGGCGGGCCTGAGATACCTGCGAATTTCTTTGGTTGTCACTGCTTCAGGTGCGTTCCTGCGGGTTTCATATTTCAAGAACCCATCAGCCGACGTTGTAACCATGGAGACAAACACCAAGGTGACGATGGGGGTGAAGCATACAATCCGGGTCAAGGTCAGAAAGTCGGTAACCGGCTTGCCAAGCGGGATTCTGTTGTACCTAGATGGCGTATTAATTACGCAGCGAATTACCGTAGACAACTTCGGCCAGACCAACCCAGCTGTGTTCATCCTCGGGGCGGTCGATAACACGACAGGGGTTACTCAAAACCTGTACTACGGGCCAATCTCATTCAGCACAGCGGCGATCTTGGATACCACCGTCAGGGCGTCTGGAAGTTTCACCACCAACGACGGGAAAACTGTCACGGTGGCCAACGGAATTATCACCTCAATCGTTTAA
- a CDS encoding glycoside hydrolase family 19 protein produces MPITSQQLLQILPMAGKNAGVFASALGLAMDQFKINTRLRMAAFIAQVGHESGQFNYVRELGGDQYLSRYDTGQLAARLGNTPEADGDGQKCRGRGLIQITGHDNYQACSKALFGDDRLLRSPGLLEDAEWACKSAAWFWHSRNLNALDAREFNQITRRINGGLNGLAERLAFYKSALRVLV; encoded by the coding sequence ATGCCAATCACATCACAGCAACTCTTGCAGATCCTCCCAATGGCCGGTAAAAACGCCGGCGTTTTCGCGTCAGCCCTTGGCTTGGCCATGGATCAGTTCAAGATCAATACACGGCTGCGGATGGCTGCCTTCATTGCGCAAGTTGGGCATGAGTCTGGCCAGTTCAACTACGTGCGCGAACTGGGCGGCGACCAGTACCTGAGCAGGTACGACACCGGCCAGCTAGCTGCTCGCCTTGGCAATACGCCCGAGGCCGACGGTGACGGGCAGAAGTGCCGCGGGCGAGGCCTGATCCAAATCACCGGTCACGACAACTATCAGGCATGTAGTAAAGCCCTGTTCGGCGACGACCGACTGTTGCGCTCGCCTGGGTTGCTCGAGGATGCCGAATGGGCATGCAAGTCGGCAGCTTGGTTCTGGCATTCGCGCAACCTGAACGCCCTGGACGCTCGTGAATTCAATCAAATCACGCGACGAATCAATGGCGGTTTGAATGGCTTGGCCGAGCGTCTGGCCTTCTATAAGTCGGCGCTTAGGGTGCTGGTCTGA
- a CDS encoding acyltransferase family protein translates to MKLATLLSRENNNLDIFRVVAACMVIYGHAYALVPHGGEKDFIASLLGYDYSGSLAVNIFFFLSGLVVTNSLITKRSPIDFIVARSFRIWPALIFTTVVSAIILGPIISTLPVDQYFRESGTYSYVTKNILLTATFPLPGVFETNHFKAAVNGSLWTISYEVAAYAVLLALFMIGGSRYKWVAFSIFLTIAVNPFLPEQYQLSFLPTTKLAIMLAPCFAAGSMLALFKDHIHINIYGVSGLWILFYFLSKSPAAQYVLYSGVFITILYLSSLTTIIKLKTKADISYGIYLWGFPIQQLLVKYFPEQGIVFNQIFAITLCCILGYASWVLIERNSIKAGSVFAKKLHAFSLKKYDSSLRDSAKLANKIPDLH, encoded by the coding sequence ATGAAGCTCGCTACATTATTGAGCAGGGAAAATAATAATCTTGATATTTTTCGTGTAGTTGCAGCATGTATGGTTATTTACGGACACGCCTACGCTCTAGTTCCGCACGGTGGTGAGAAAGATTTTATTGCCAGCCTTTTAGGCTACGACTACTCAGGCTCACTGGCGGTCAACATATTCTTCTTTCTCAGCGGATTAGTTGTCACAAACAGTTTGATTACAAAGCGATCCCCAATAGATTTTATTGTTGCTAGGTCCTTTCGAATATGGCCTGCACTTATATTTACGACCGTAGTATCTGCGATAATATTAGGACCAATTATCAGCACTCTGCCAGTCGATCAATACTTTCGAGAGTCAGGCACGTATAGCTATGTAACAAAAAACATACTACTTACCGCCACGTTCCCACTTCCAGGCGTATTTGAAACAAACCACTTCAAAGCAGCAGTTAATGGCTCTCTTTGGACGATATCCTATGAAGTAGCAGCCTACGCCGTTCTGCTCGCCCTCTTCATGATTGGAGGCTCGAGGTATAAGTGGGTGGCCTTCTCAATATTCCTGACTATTGCAGTCAACCCATTCTTGCCTGAACAATATCAACTCAGTTTTTTGCCGACGACCAAGCTAGCCATCATGCTAGCTCCGTGCTTCGCAGCTGGATCAATGCTCGCCTTATTCAAAGACCATATACACATCAATATCTACGGTGTTTCAGGCCTTTGGATTCTATTTTACTTTTTGAGCAAATCCCCGGCAGCCCAATATGTCTTGTACTCAGGCGTATTCATTACAATACTCTACCTTTCAAGCCTTACCACTATAATAAAACTTAAAACTAAAGCAGATATTTCTTACGGAATATACCTTTGGGGATTCCCTATTCAACAGTTGTTAGTGAAGTATTTTCCTGAGCAAGGGATTGTATTCAACCAGATTTTCGCAATTACGCTGTGCTGTATATTGGGTTACGCTTCTTGGGTCCTGATAGAGCGCAACAGCATAAAAGCAGGGTCAGTATTTGCAAAAAAACTGCATGCATTTTCGCTTAAAAAATACGATTCTTCGTTACGTGACAGTGCAAAACTTGCGAACAAAATTCCGGACCTCCATTGA
- a CDS encoding cell wall hydrolase has product MPVTEKDRDVLARTIWGEARGEEILGQIAVGWTIRNRVFDGNSKSWWGEGYAGVCQAKYQFSCWNRNDPNYPYLSGVKQIPFRELAQARIAADQVIDGKSPDLTGGATHYYAASMKTPPAWAAKAKQTLKLGGHIFFRDVP; this is encoded by the coding sequence ATGCCTGTAACCGAAAAAGATCGCGACGTTCTTGCCAGGACTATATGGGGCGAAGCTCGTGGCGAAGAGATCCTTGGCCAGATCGCTGTAGGCTGGACCATCCGTAACCGCGTGTTCGACGGCAACTCTAAGTCATGGTGGGGGGAGGGCTACGCCGGCGTGTGCCAGGCCAAGTACCAGTTCAGTTGCTGGAACAGAAACGACCCGAATTACCCATACCTAAGCGGCGTGAAACAGATCCCGTTCCGTGAGTTGGCGCAGGCGCGGATCGCGGCTGACCAGGTGATTGATGGGAAGTCGCCGGATCTCACCGGTGGGGCCACTCACTACTACGCAGCCAGCATGAAGACGCCCCCGGCCTGGGCCGCGAAGGCGAAGCAGACTCTGAAACTGGGTGGGCACATCTTCTTCCGGGACGTGCCATGA
- a CDS encoding lysis system i-spanin subunit Rz, with amino-acid sequence MTPVAWKVVAALALILLGVASAWQAQGWRYGAQLAEQSRLHTDTLNQLAMVGTAAQRAEQDKRLLLEQRLAASDQSHHETLTNVQKDQARLRDRLATADLRLSVLLAEGAAGGCSMPATAGAGGVVHGAIRAELDPAHAQRIVAITDEGDRGLIALAACQAYVSELTRRP; translated from the coding sequence ATGACCCCCGTGGCGTGGAAGGTGGTCGCCGCGCTGGCGCTGATTCTGCTCGGCGTCGCCAGTGCCTGGCAGGCTCAGGGCTGGCGCTACGGCGCGCAGCTCGCCGAACAGTCGCGGTTGCACACTGACACCCTCAATCAGCTGGCCATGGTCGGCACCGCTGCGCAGAGGGCCGAGCAGGACAAGCGCCTGCTGCTCGAGCAGCGCCTTGCGGCCAGCGACCAATCCCACCACGAGACTTTGACCAATGTTCAAAAAGACCAGGCGCGCCTGCGTGATCGCCTTGCCACTGCTGATCTGCGGCTGTCAGTCCTCCTTGCCGAGGGGGCAGCCGGTGGCTGTTCAATGCCTGCCACCGCCGGCGCCGGCGGCGTGGTTCATGGCGCCATACGAGCCGAACTTGACCCAGCGCATGCTCAACGAATTGTCGCCATCACCGATGAAGGCGACCGGGGATTGATCGCGTTGGCTGCGTGCCAAGCCTACGTGTCGGAATTGACTCGCCGGCCTTGA
- a CDS encoding carbonic anhydrase: MCKSCDSNSASNNNERRRFLRLAGLGAGALLLAGTLPDQILQAAEKTSTPPKPKNVISPDEALKRLMAGNERYVSGNSETHDFKDEREALVSGQNPFVAVLSCSDSRIAPEYAFDTARGDLFAVRVAGNFVTDEGLASLEYGVAVLGAPLILVLGHESCGAIEAGIKAVKDHTVFPGQIPKLTDALKSSIEQVIKQPGDLVANATAQNVKNSVERLKQATPLLTDALGSGKLKIVGGVYRLATGKVELIA, encoded by the coding sequence ATGTGTAAATCATGTGATTCAAACTCTGCTTCAAACAACAATGAGCGTCGTCGTTTTCTTCGTCTTGCCGGATTAGGAGCCGGTGCGCTTTTACTCGCCGGCACACTGCCCGATCAAATCCTTCAGGCAGCCGAAAAAACCTCGACGCCCCCTAAGCCGAAAAACGTCATCAGCCCCGACGAGGCACTGAAAAGACTGATGGCAGGCAATGAACGCTATGTCAGCGGCAACTCGGAAACCCACGACTTCAAGGACGAACGTGAGGCCCTGGTCTCCGGTCAAAACCCGTTCGTGGCGGTCCTGAGCTGCTCTGATTCACGCATCGCCCCTGAGTATGCGTTCGACACCGCACGGGGCGACCTCTTCGCCGTCCGCGTCGCCGGCAACTTCGTCACGGACGAAGGCCTGGCGAGCCTCGAATATGGGGTCGCGGTGCTCGGCGCACCGCTGATTCTGGTCCTGGGGCATGAGAGCTGTGGCGCCATCGAGGCCGGTATCAAAGCCGTCAAGGATCATACGGTCTTCCCCGGGCAAATCCCGAAACTGACGGATGCTCTCAAGTCGTCAATCGAGCAAGTGATTAAACAGCCAGGGGACTTGGTGGCGAACGCCACCGCGCAGAATGTAAAAAACTCGGTCGAACGCCTCAAGCAAGCCACCCCACTGCTGACCGACGCGCTCGGCAGTGGCAAGTTGAAAATAGTGGGAGGGGTTTATCGCCTGGCAACCGGCAAGGTCGAGCTGATTGCCTGA
- a CDS encoding DUF2214 family protein: protein MLAHWLLAALHLLAFGLGFWAVLTRGTSFRRLAKGVGEARSVLIADNLWGISALILLVTGGMRAFGGYEKGAEYYLHQPLFHLKMTLFVLIFLLEVAPMLTLIKWRVALARGADINTGRATLFARISHLEGGLMLLMVVAASGMARGITFG, encoded by the coding sequence ATGCTGGCTCACTGGCTACTTGCGGCGCTTCACCTATTGGCGTTCGGCCTGGGATTCTGGGCGGTGCTCACGCGTGGTACGAGTTTTCGGCGTTTGGCAAAAGGCGTGGGGGAGGCTCGCAGCGTGTTGATCGCGGATAACCTCTGGGGAATTTCCGCGCTCATTCTGCTGGTGACCGGAGGCATGCGTGCTTTCGGCGGGTACGAAAAGGGCGCAGAGTATTACCTGCATCAGCCGTTGTTCCACCTCAAGATGACGCTTTTCGTCCTGATTTTTCTGCTTGAAGTGGCGCCGATGCTGACGTTGATCAAATGGCGGGTGGCGCTGGCCCGCGGTGCGGACATCAACACCGGTCGCGCTACGCTGTTTGCGCGGATCAGCCATCTTGAAGGGGGGCTGATGTTGCTGATGGTTGTCGCGGCCAGTGGCATGGCGCGCGGCATTACGTTTGGCTAG
- the csrA gene encoding carbon storage regulator CsrA: MLILTRKVGESINIGDDITITILGVSGQQVRIGINAPKDVAVHREEIYQRIQAGLTAPAKPPTP; encoded by the coding sequence ATGCTGATACTCACCCGCAAAGTCGGTGAAAGCATAAATATTGGTGATGACATTACGATCACCATCCTCGGCGTAAGCGGTCAGCAAGTCAGGATTGGCATCAACGCTCCGAAGGACGTTGCGGTGCATCGCGAAGAGATCTATCAGCGCATTCAGGCTGGCCTGACCGCTCCGGCGAAACCGCCGACTCCTTGA
- a CDS encoding SPOR domain-containing protein, with translation MRKWVLVMAVLALAGCGDDKRAEAPKPAPATQVGPAQSSGPQWDLEVRGETPQAVSDLSGWLIEHQFMSNVIREANGNTRILMGPYASKAEADAKKDEVNAALVRAKKQNIEVLVLERPAGQ, from the coding sequence GTGCGCAAATGGGTCTTGGTAATGGCGGTACTGGCGCTGGCGGGATGTGGTGACGACAAACGTGCCGAGGCACCCAAGCCTGCACCGGCCACGCAGGTCGGACCTGCGCAGTCCTCTGGACCGCAATGGGATCTGGAAGTGCGTGGAGAAACGCCGCAGGCCGTCAGCGATCTCAGTGGCTGGTTGATCGAGCACCAGTTCATGTCCAATGTCATCAGGGAGGCCAATGGCAACACCCGAATTCTGATGGGCCCCTACGCTTCGAAAGCTGAAGCGGATGCCAAGAAGGACGAGGTGAACGCAGCGCTGGTCCGGGCGAAGAAGCAGAACATTGAGGTGCTGGTTCTCGAGCGTCCTGCGGGCCAGTAA
- a CDS encoding endonuclease — MSVRCLSFLLLLFAMGAHADAPRTFTEAKKVAWKLYAPQSTEFYCGCKYTGNKVNLAACGYVPRKNAKRAARIEWEHIVPAWQIGHQRQCWQEGGRKNCTRYDSVYQKAEADLHNLVPSIGEVNGDRSNFSFGWLPEQSGQYGSCLTQIDFKAKKVMPRPSVRGMIARTYFYMSKQYGLRLSKQDRQLYEAWDKTYPVQAWERQRNQSVACVMGRGNEFVGPIDMKACG; from the coding sequence ATGAGTGTCCGTTGTTTAAGTTTTCTGCTTCTGTTGTTCGCCATGGGCGCCCATGCCGACGCGCCACGCACGTTCACCGAAGCCAAGAAAGTCGCCTGGAAACTGTATGCGCCTCAATCCACCGAGTTTTATTGCGGCTGCAAATACACGGGCAACAAAGTGAACCTCGCGGCCTGCGGTTATGTACCGCGCAAGAATGCCAAGCGCGCGGCGCGCATCGAGTGGGAACACATTGTCCCGGCGTGGCAGATCGGCCATCAACGCCAGTGCTGGCAGGAAGGCGGGCGCAAGAACTGCACACGCTACGATTCGGTCTATCAGAAGGCTGAGGCCGACCTGCACAACCTGGTGCCGAGCATCGGCGAGGTCAATGGCGATCGCAGCAACTTCAGCTTCGGCTGGCTGCCGGAGCAATCGGGTCAATATGGCTCATGCCTGACGCAAATCGACTTCAAGGCGAAGAAGGTCATGCCGCGCCCGTCCGTTCGCGGCATGATCGCCAGAACCTATTTCTACATGAGTAAACAGTACGGTTTGCGTCTGTCGAAACAGGATCGACAACTGTATGAAGCCTGGGACAAGACCTACCCGGTTCAGGCCTGGGAGCGCCAACGCAACCAGAGCGTGGCGTGCGTTATGGGACGCGGCAATGAGTTTGTCGGCCCCATCGATATGAAAGCCTGCGGCTGA
- a CDS encoding DUF1654 domain-containing protein — MDSISASADAYVRMGLRVQKIINSPTAQKAKAALIFRLPDEPVDEWERLLEEIDENDNVTLAYRDDGGVQVFWVVPKED; from the coding sequence ATGGACTCCATTTCCGCTTCAGCCGATGCCTACGTCCGCATGGGCCTGCGCGTTCAGAAAATCATCAACTCCCCCACCGCTCAAAAAGCCAAGGCCGCGCTGATATTCCGCCTGCCGGACGAGCCGGTGGATGAATGGGAGCGGTTGCTCGAAGAAATCGATGAAAACGACAATGTCACCCTCGCCTACCGCGACGATGGCGGCGTGCAGGTTTTCTGGGTAGTGCCGAAGGAAGATTGA
- a CDS encoding asparaginase, with protein MTSAFKTILPGALALLLLLPTASQAKEVETQQKLANVVILATGGTIAGAGASTANSATYQAAKVGVEKLIAGVPELGQLANVRGEQVMQIASESITNENLLQLGRRVAELADSDDVDGIVITHGTDTLEETAYFLNLVEKTDKPIIVVGSMRPGTAMSADGMLNLYNAVAVASSKEARGKGVLVTMNDEIQSGRDVSKMVNIKTEAFKSAWGPLGMVVEGKSYWFRLPAKRHTMDSEFDIKTIKSLPDVEIAYSYGNVSDTAYKALAQSGAKAIIHAGTGNGSVSSRVVPSLQALRKDGVQIIRSSHVNAGGFVLRNAEQPDDKYDWVVAHDLNPQKARILAMVALTKTNDSKELQRMFWEY; from the coding sequence ATGACATCTGCTTTCAAGACCATTCTTCCGGGCGCCTTGGCCCTCCTGCTACTCCTGCCGACTGCCTCTCAGGCAAAAGAAGTGGAAACCCAACAGAAACTGGCGAACGTCGTCATCCTGGCCACCGGCGGCACCATTGCCGGTGCGGGTGCAAGTACCGCCAACAGCGCGACCTATCAAGCGGCAAAAGTCGGAGTCGAGAAGTTGATTGCTGGCGTCCCGGAACTCGGCCAACTGGCCAATGTTCGCGGCGAACAGGTGATGCAGATCGCCTCCGAAAGCATCACCAATGAAAACCTGCTGCAACTGGGCCGCCGCGTCGCGGAACTGGCCGACAGCGATGACGTCGATGGCATCGTGATTACCCACGGCACCGACACCCTGGAAGAAACCGCCTACTTCCTGAACCTGGTGGAAAAAACCGACAAGCCGATCATCGTTGTGGGCTCCATGCGCCCGGGCACGGCCATGTCGGCTGACGGCATGCTCAACCTGTACAACGCCGTCGCCGTGGCCAGCAGCAAGGAGGCACGCGGCAAAGGCGTGCTGGTGACCATGAACGATGAAATCCAGTCGGGTCGCGATGTCAGCAAGATGGTCAACATCAAGACCGAGGCCTTCAAAAGTGCCTGGGGTCCGCTGGGAATGGTGGTTGAAGGCAAATCCTACTGGTTCCGCTTGCCAGCCAAGCGTCACACCATGGACTCGGAGTTCGACATCAAGACCATCAAGAGCCTGCCGGATGTGGAAATTGCCTACTCCTACGGCAACGTCAGCGACACCGCTTACAAGGCACTGGCTCAGTCAGGCGCCAAAGCCATCATCCACGCAGGCACCGGCAATGGCTCGGTCTCTTCGCGCGTGGTGCCGAGCTTGCAGGCCCTGCGCAAGGACGGCGTGCAAATCATCCGCTCCTCCCACGTCAACGCAGGCGGTTTCGTATTGCGTAACGCCGAACAACCGGACGACAAATACGACTGGGTCGTGGCGCATGACCTGAACCCACAAAAAGCCCGCATCCTGGCCATGGTCGCCCTGACCAAGACCAACGACAGCAAAGAACTGCAGCGGATGTTCTGGGAATACTGA
- a CDS encoding sugar ABC transporter substrate-binding protein yields MKLPFAGRLLAVAMLAGTFAALPVSSAFAQSPEKPKVALVMKSLANEFFLTMEDGAKAYQKDHSGEFELISNGIKDETDTANQIRIVEQMIVSKVDALVIAPADSKAMVPVIKKAVDAGITVINIDNQLDPVVLKSKNISVPFVGPDNRKGARLVGDYLAKQLKAGDEVGIIEGVSTTTNAQARTAGFKDAMEVAQIKVVSVQSGDWEINKGNQVASAMLSEYPQIKALLAGNDSMAVGVVSAVRAAGKAGKVQVVGYDNINAIKPMLKDGRVLATADQFAAKQAVFGIETALKIIKGEKVDSANGVIETPVELVTQ; encoded by the coding sequence ATGAAGCTGCCATTCGCTGGACGTCTTCTCGCTGTCGCTATGCTGGCCGGCACATTTGCCGCGCTGCCTGTCTCGTCCGCTTTCGCCCAATCTCCAGAGAAACCCAAAGTGGCGCTGGTCATGAAATCCCTGGCCAACGAGTTCTTCCTGACCATGGAAGATGGTGCCAAGGCTTATCAGAAAGACCACTCCGGCGAATTCGAGCTGATTTCCAACGGCATCAAGGACGAAACGGACACCGCCAACCAGATCCGTATCGTCGAGCAAATGATCGTTTCCAAGGTCGATGCCCTGGTCATCGCGCCCGCTGATTCCAAGGCCATGGTGCCGGTGATCAAGAAAGCCGTGGATGCTGGCATCACCGTGATCAATATCGACAACCAGCTCGATCCGGTCGTGCTCAAAAGCAAAAACATCAGCGTTCCGTTCGTAGGCCCGGACAACCGCAAAGGGGCGCGGCTGGTGGGCGATTACCTGGCCAAGCAGCTCAAGGCCGGTGACGAAGTGGGCATCATCGAAGGCGTGTCCACCACCACCAACGCCCAGGCGCGTACAGCAGGCTTCAAGGATGCGATGGAAGTCGCGCAGATCAAGGTGGTGTCTGTGCAGTCCGGCGACTGGGAAATAAACAAGGGCAATCAGGTGGCGTCCGCCATGCTCAGCGAATATCCGCAGATCAAGGCTCTGCTGGCGGGTAACGACAGCATGGCGGTGGGTGTGGTGTCCGCGGTGCGCGCCGCTGGCAAGGCGGGCAAGGTGCAAGTGGTCGGTTACGACAACATCAACGCCATCAAGCCTATGCTCAAGGACGGTCGTGTGCTGGCCACCGCCGACCAGTTCGCTGCCAAACAAGCGGTATTCGGCATCGAGACAGCGCTGAAAATCATCAAGGGCGAAAAAGTCGACAGCGCCAACGGCGTGATCGAAACGCCGGTAGAGCTGGTTACCCAGTAA